CGTGAATATCGCGATCCATAGATATGTTTCAATCTCAACTGGATATTGGCGGTCCTAAGAAAAGCGGGTCCTTCGCTATGCTCAGGATGACACCGTTTGATGAGAACTTCCGGAACACCACACTAGATCCGCCTATCACATTTAAGGGGCGTGATCGCGGACCCGATTCCGACATTTCCTCACCGCAACTTCCATTAAGATCAGTCGAGGACTATGGCTGAATCGAAGTTTCCCGCGCTGGCTCTTCCCCTGTTGCAACACATCTCCAACGAACTCAATGTTTCGCTGCGCAGCCTTGTGGCTGTGATCGAACTGCTGGATGACGGCGGTACAGTTCCGTTTATTGCCCGCTACCGTAAGGAGGCGACCGGAAACCTCGACGAAGTACAGATCCGTTCGATCGAAGAGCGCGTGACCTACTTCCGCGAGCTGGTTGCCCGCCGGGAGACGATCCTCGCTTCCATCGCGGAGCAAGGCAAGCTCACCGACGATCTCAAGGCTCGCATTGAGGCCGCGATGGACAAGAGCGAGCTCGAGGATCTCTATCTCCCGTACCGTCCGAAGCGCCGCACCAAGGCCACCATTGCGCGCGAAGCCGGGCTGGAGCCGCTGGCAGAGTATCTGTGGGCGCAGCAGCGTGGCGAGCAGGATCTCGTCACTCTCGCCGCCACTTTCGTCGATGCAGAGAAAGGTGTCGCCGATGTGGAAGCTGCATTGGAGGGCGCTCGTCACATCGTTGCCGAGCGCATCAGCGAAGACGCTGATCTGCGCAAGGAGCTGCGTCAGGTTCTGTTCGATGAAGGCATGATCGTTTCGCGGAAGGTGATGGAGCTTGAGGGCGATGCTCCGAAGGATCCGCAGGAAAAGTTCAAGATGTATTACGAGTACCGCGAGCCGGTGAAGACGATTCCGTCCCACCGTATGCTGGCGGTTCGCCGCGGTGAAGAAGAGGGCGTGCTCTACTTCCTGATCGAGAGCGATCAGGAACGCATTCTGGCATTGTTGCGGGCACGCGTCCTGCGCGACCAGGGAGATTGGACCTCGCACATGACGCTCGCGCTGGAAGATGCGTGGACGCGCCTGATGAAGTCATCGATCCAGAGCGAGATACGTCTGGAGCTGAAGCGCCGTTCCGACAAGGAAGCGATCGAGGTCTTCCGCGAGAATCTGCATCATCTGCTGCTGGCTCCTCCCGCAGGTCCGCTTGCCGTGCTGGGCATCGATCCAGGTCTGCGCACCGGATGCAAGCTTGCCGTGGTCGATGAGACCGGCAAGTTCCTGGCGCACGATGTGATGTATCCGCACACCGGCAAAGCCCAGGTGGAGCAGGCCAAGCAGAAGGTCGCAACGCTGCTGAAGGGGCACAACGTGCGTGCCATCGCCATCGGCAATGGAACCGCATCGCGTGAGACCGATCAGTTTGTGCGTGAGTTCCTGCGCGAGCATCATCTG
This genomic window from Terriglobus albidus contains:
- a CDS encoding Tex family protein, which encodes MAESKFPALALPLLQHISNELNVSLRSLVAVIELLDDGGTVPFIARYRKEATGNLDEVQIRSIEERVTYFRELVARRETILASIAEQGKLTDDLKARIEAAMDKSELEDLYLPYRPKRRTKATIAREAGLEPLAEYLWAQQRGEQDLVTLAATFVDAEKGVADVEAALEGARHIVAERISEDADLRKELRQVLFDEGMIVSRKVMELEGDAPKDPQEKFKMYYEYREPVKTIPSHRMLAVRRGEEEGVLYFLIESDQERILALLRARVLRDQGDWTSHMTLALEDAWTRLMKSSIQSEIRLELKRRSDKEAIEVFRENLHHLLLAPPAGPLAVLGIDPGLRTGCKLAVVDETGKFLAHDVMYPHTGKAQVEQAKQKVATLLKGHNVRAIAIGNGTASRETDQFVREFLREHHLNTVFSVTVSESGASVYSASDIARQEFPDLDLTVRGAISIARRLQDPLSELVKVDPKAIGVGQYQHDVDQKALQESLEHTIESCVNRVGVDLNTASWTLLRYVSGISERTAQSIVNHRDNNGKFVSRQQLLEVSGVGPKTFEQAAGFLRIRGGVNPLDSTAVHPESYRVVEQIASAIGTPIEDVIRNPQLLEKVDRSRLDAGSFTLNDILEELRKPGRDPREKFVAPSFAEGVNELSDLQEGMVLEGVVTNVTKFGAFVDVGVHQDGLVHISELSNKFIKDPHEAVKTGQIVKVKVLGADEKTRRISLSIKQLEAPAGPKVKNGSAAPSGNGPNRAAGGARPPAGKPRSAAPSPPQTMEEKLAALGGKWKTR